A region from the Gallus gallus isolate bGalGal1 chromosome 25, bGalGal1.mat.broiler.GRCg7b, whole genome shotgun sequence genome encodes:
- the LOC101751678 gene encoding trichohyalin isoform X14, with product MSHFLDSVSTIITVFYQHAKEDGDQSKLNRRKMKEFIEKEFADAIVNPHDPQTIEKILQFLEWDGDGEIDFNEFLLLVFRVAKACYWYLQKGQCLLQRTKLITSSKTIQEPEIKNRGSRQQLQEEEPQTLERNRHPPCIPEPQPDTRVQDLETHEETGSHRQQHNTQSRADARQSTRPSEIIPQEYEEQTQEPCDQRSRQRRQPPELDRLGDLQSHKHGSLKAAQNDERQNQEKPQREQLADVRSCSHSCEPQLLPDRRSDRQPREPALPAYDQRNHRPQDQEAVAHGRSSRRPHEPEEADRGRHNQPRNPELLKDERSRNHLRKLEQKELERSSRQPCKPECLDSERLHQSYLQEPLVISHKYNNTRELEEDYYEQGKTQKDRKSCESMMEERTQEDSVAEAEATVKIRRETQKREREEEAKRPRESARYQRTQENTVAEAEADVEIHRVSRGRERELEDRRPHESVRHVKTQENIVAEAEADVEIRRVSREREREQEDRRPRDSERYDRTREDIVAEAEANVEIRRVSRGREREEDRRPDELVRYVKTQEDIVAEAEADVQIPCVSRKREREGKLRRPRESVRYERTREDIAAEAEADVEIRHVTQKRETGQEDRKPRESQRYDKTREDVVAEAEADVEIRRVSRGREREQEDRRPRESQSYERTREDIAAEAEADVEIHRVSRERKREEEARRPRELLRSGQRWEDIVAEAEADVEIHRVSREREREEEARRPRDSVRYERTREDVVAEAEADVEIRRVSRGREREQEDRRPRESQRYERTREDIAAEAEADVEIRRVSQGREREQEDRRPRESQRYERTREDIVAEAEADVEIRRVSRGREREEARRPHQLVRYVKTQEDLVAEAEANVEIHRVSREREREEEARRPRDSVRYERTREDIAAEAEADVEIRRVSRGREREEARRPNELVRYVKTQEDTVAEAEADVEIHHVSREREREEEARRPRDSVRYERTREDIVAEAEADVEIRRVSRGREREQEDRRPRESQRHERTREDIAAEAEANVEIRRVSRERKREEEARRPRDSVRYERTREDTVAEAEADVEIRRVSRGREREEARRPCELVRYVKTQEDIVAEAEADVEIHRVSREREREEEARRPRDSVRYERTREDIAAEAEADVEIRRVSRGREREQEDRRPRESQRYERTREDIVAEAEADVEIRRVSRGREREQDDRRPRESQRYERTREDIVAEAEAEVEIHRVSRGREREEARRPDDSVRYVKTQEDIVAEAEADVEIRRVSREREREEEARRPRDSVRYERTQENIVAEAEADVEIRRVSRGRKREEEARRPRESQRYERTREDIVAEADLEIRRVSRERKREEEARRPRESQRYERTREDIVAEAEADVEIRRVSRGREREEARRPRESVRYVKTQEDIVAEAEADVEIYRVSREREREEARRPRDSVRYDRTREDIAAEAEADVEICRVSRGREREEARRPNELVRYVKTQEDTVAEAEADVEIHRVSREREREEEARRPRDSVRYERTREDIVAEAEADVEIRRVSRGREREQEDRRPRESQRYERTQEDIVAEAEADVEIRRVSRGREREQEDRRPHKSQRYERTREDIAAEAEADVEIRRVSRGREREQEDRRPRESQRYERTREDIVAEAEADVEIRRVSRGREREEARRPRDSVRYERTREDIVAEAEADVEIHRVSREREREEEARRPRDSVRYERTREDIVAEAEADVEIRRVSQGREREQEARRPCESQRYERTREDIVAEAEADVEIRRVSRGREREQDDRRPRESQRYERTREDIVAEAEAEVEIHRASRGREREEARRPDDSVRYVKTREDIVAEAEAEVEIRRVSREREREEEARRPRDSVRYERTQENIVAEAEADVEIRRVSRGREREQEDRRPRESQRYERTREDIVAEAEADVEIRRVSREREREEEARRPRDSVRYERTREDIVAEAEADVKIRRVSRGREREQEDRRPRESQRYERTWEDIVAEAEAEVEIHRASRGREREEARRPDDSVRYVKTREDIVAEAEADVEIRRVSQGREREQEARRPRESQRYERTREDIVAEAEAEVEIRRVSRGREREEARRPNELVRYVKTREDIVAEAEADVEIRRVSRGREREQEARRPRESQRYERTREDIVAEAEADVEIRRVSQERERQEEARRPRDSVRYDRTREDIVAEAEADVEIRHVTQKREREQEDRRPRKSQRYERTREDIVAEAEAEVEIRRVSRGREREEARRPNELVRYVKTREDSVAEAEAEVEIRRVSREREREEEARRPRDSVRYERTREDIVAEADLEIRWVSRERKREEEARRPRESQRYERTREDIVAEAEADVEIHRVTREREREEARKPRDSVRYERTREDIVAEAEADVEIRRVSRGREREQEDRRPHESQRYERTREDIVAEADVQIHRVSQKREREQEARRPRESVRYEKTQEDILAEAEADVEIRHVSREREREEARRPRESLRYERTQEDIVTDAEAEVCREEVERADSLHEYEEAVKERRAVRSRAREEAPVRERRLDRQRDLEVERNRFPVRDDQGERQERSLYQTVDVDSRDLVPPGEVPSVTDVRVRYIPSDPDVRPEVQAVPEPCEPQSIAYLIHVIQNLNDPKATTYEIICQQSNDSGQPVYVRKCYVSPQPPVGPCKESSVLEPELQHLPSSSSQENARELEEPRKGEIRERSATGVKEGASAPELDSLKDDTSQAETREDRRDHQSPSVHDVEEKNHQPEGDGPKATEEEVSQEAESQGNKDREAKSRSPAARAPELQEAHKQGQQAAEEPRHPVPQRDEAGCCHEDAELPSPDRSRQAREEENSKRSSQQENNTQPQREEERSPMAPQALSHPMRDEAKAP from the exons ATGTCTCACTTCTTAGATAGTGTTTCCACCATCATTACTGTCTTTTACCAACATGCAAAGGAAGATGGAGACCAATCCAAACTCAACCGAAGAAAGATGAAGGAGTTCATCGAGAAGGAATTTGCAGATGCCATAGTG AACCCACATGACCCTCAGACAATTGAAAAGATTCTGCAGTTTCTGGagtgggatggagatggggaaatTGATTTTAATGAGTTCCTGCTTTTGGTATTCAGAGTAGCTAAGGCCTGCTACTGGTACCTGCAGAAGGGACAATGCCTTctgcaaagaacaaaactgaTAACCAGCAGCAAGACAATCCAAGAGCCTGAAATTAAGAACAGAGGGAGCCGTCAGCAGCTCCAGGAAGAGGAACCACAAACACTTGAGCGTAATCGCCATCCCCCCTGCATACCTGAGCCACAACCAGACACAAGGGTACAGGATCTTGAGACACACGAGGAGACAGGAAGTCATCGCCAGCAACATAacacacaaagcagagctgatGCAAGACAAAGCACCAGGCCGAGTGAAATAATCCCTCAGGAATATGAAGAACAAACCCAAGAGCCATGCGACCAACGAAGCAGACAAAGACGTCAGCCACCTGAGCTGGACAGACTGGGAGATTTACAAAGCCACAAGCATGGCAGCTTGAAGGCAGCACAGAATGATGAGAGACAAAATCAAGAGAAGCCTCAACGAGAGCAACTGGCAGacgtgaggagctgcagccattcCTGTgaaccacagctgctgccagacCGGCGGAGTGACCGTCAGCCACGTGAGCCAGCATTGCCAGCTTATGATCAAAGAAACCATAGACCACAAGATCAAGAGGCAGTGGCACATGGCAGAAGCAGCCGTCGGCCACATGAGCCAGAAGAAGCAGATAGAGGAAGGCACAATCAACCACGAAATCCTGAATTACTCAAAGATGAGAGAAGCCGCAACCACCTACGTAAGTTGGAACAAAAAGAACTTGAAAGAAGCAGCCGCCAGCCGTGCAAGCCTGAATGCCTGGATTCAGAAAGGCTGCATCAGTCATACCTCCAGGAACCGCTAGTAATAAGCCATAAATACAATAATACAAGGGAGCTGGAAGAAGATTATTACGAACAAGGGAAAACTCAGAAGGACAGAAAATCATGTGAATCCATGATGGAAGAAAGAACACAAGAGGACAGTGTGGCAGAAGCTGAAGCCACTGTAAAGATCCGCCGTGAGACccaaaaaagggagagagaagaggaggccaaGAGACCACGTGAATCGGCCAGGTACCAGAGGACACAGGAGAACACTGTGGCTGAAGCGGAAGCTGATGTGGAGATCCACCGTGTGAGccgaggaagggagagagaactggAGGACAGGAGACCTCATGAATCAGTGAGACATGTGAAAACACAAGAGAATAttgtggctgaagctgaagctgatGTGGAGATCCGCCGTGTGTCCCGGGAACGGGAGAGAGAACAAGAGGACAGGAGACCCCGTGACTCAGAGAGGTATGACAGGACACGGGAGGACAttgtggctgaagctgaagccAATGTGGAGATCCGCCGTGTGTCccgaggaagggagagagaagaggacAGGAGACCCGATGAGTTGGTGAGGTATGTGAAAACACAAGAGGACAttgtggctgaagctgaagctgatGTGCAGATCCCCTGTGTGTCCCGAAAAcgggagagggaggggaagcTCAGGAGACCCCGTGAATCAGTGAGGTATGAGAGAACACGGGAGGACATTGCGGCAGAAGCGGAAGCCGATGTGGAGATCCGCCACGTGACCCAAAAACGGGAAACAGGACAAGAGGACAGGAAACCACGTGAATCACAGAGGTATGATAAGACACGGGAGGATGttgtggctgaagctgaagccGATGTGGAGATCCGCCGTGTGTCccgaggaagggagagagaacaaGAGGACAGGAGACCACGTGAATCACAGAGCTATGAGAGGACACGGGAGGACATTGCGGCGGAAGCTGAAGCCGATGTGGAGATCCACCGGGTGAGCCGGGAAcggaagagagaagaggaggccagGAGACCTCGTGAATTGTTGAGGTCAGGACAGAGATGGGAGGACAttgtggctgaagctgaagccGATGTGGAGATCCACCGTGTGTCCCGGGAACgggaaagagaagaggaggccagGAGACCTCGTGACTCAGTGAGGTATGAGAGGACACGGGAGGACGttgtggctgaagctgaagccGATGTGGAGATCCGCCGTGTGTCccgaggaagggagagagaacaaGAGGACAGGAGACCACGTGAATCACAGAGGTATGAGAGGACACGGGAGGACATTGCGGCAGAAGCTGAAGCTGATGTGGAGATCCGCCGTGTGTCccaaggaagggagagagaacaaGAGGACAGGAGACCACGTGAATCACAGAGGTATGAGAGGACACGGGAGGACAttgtggctgaagctgaagctgatGTGGAGATCCGCCGTGTGTCccgaggaagggagagagaagaggcCAGGAGACCCCATCAGTTGGTGAGGTATGTGAAAACACAAGAGGACCttgtggctgaagctgaagctaATGTGGAGATCCATCGTGTGTCCCGGGAACgggagagagaagaggaggccagGAGACCCCGTGACTCAGTGAGGTATGAGAGGACACGGGAGGACATTGCGGCGGAAGCTGAAGCCGATGTGGAGATCCGCCGTGTGTCccgaggaagggagagagaagaggcCAGGAGACCCAATGAGCTGGTGAGGTATGTGAAAACACAAGAGGACActgtggctgaagctgaagccGATGTGGAGATCCACCATGTGTCCCGGGAACgggaaagagaagaggaggccagGAGACCCCGTGACTCAGTGAGGTATGAGAGGACACGGGAGGACAttgtggctgaagctgaagccGATGTGGAGATCCGCCGTGTGTCccgaggaagggagagagaacaaGAGGACAGGAGACCACGTGAATCACAGAGGCATGAGAGAACACGGGAGGACATTGCGGCGGAAGCTGAAGCTAATGTGGAGATCCGCCGTGTGAGCCGGGAAcggaagagagaagaggaggccagGAGACCTCGTGACTCAGTGAGGTATGAGAGGACACGGGAGGACACTGTGGCTGAAGCGGAAGCTGATGTGGAGATCCGCCGTGTGTCccgaggaagggagagagaagaggcCAGGAGACCCTGTGAGTTGGTGAGGTATGTGAAAACACAAGAGGACAttgtggctgaagctgaagccGATGTGGAGATCCATCGTGTGTCCCGGGAACgggaaagagaagaggaggccagGAGACCCCGTGACTCAGTGAGGTATGAGAGGACACGGGAGGACATTGCggctgaagctgaagctgatGTGGAGATCCGCCGTGTGTCccgaggaagggagagagaacaaGAGGACAGGAGACCACGTGAATCACAGAGGTATGAGAGGACACGGGAGGACAttgtggctgaagctgaagccGATGTGGAGATCCGCCGTGTGTCccgaggaagggagagagaacaaGACGACAGGAGACCACGTGAATCACAGAGGTATGAGAGGACACGGGAGGACAttgtggctgaagctgaagctgaagtGGAGATCCACCGTGTGTCccgaggaagggagagagaggaggcCAGGAGACCCGATGACTCAGTGAGGTATGTGAAAACACAAGAGGACAttgtggctgaagctgaagccGATGTGGAGATCCGCCGTGTGAGCCGAGAAcgggagagggaagaggaggccAGGAGACCCCGTGACTCAGTGAGGTATGAGAGGACACAAGAGAATAttgtggctgaagctgaagccGATGTGGAGATCCGCCGTGTGTCCcgaggaaggaagagagaagaggaggccagGAGACCACGTGAATCACAGAGGTATGAGAGGACACGGGAGGAC ATCGTGGCTGAAGCTGATTTGGAGATCCGCCGGGTGAGCCGGGAAcggaagagagaagaggaggccagGAGACCACGTGAATCACAGAGGTATGAGAGGACACGGGAGGACAttgtggctgaagctgaagctgatGTGGAGATCCGCCGTGTGTCccgaggaagggaaagagaagaggcCAGGAGACCCCGTGAGTCGGTGAGGTATGTGAAAACACAAGAGGACAttgtggctgaagctgaagccGATGTGGAGATCTACCGTGTGTCCAGGGAACGGGAGAGGGAAGAGGCCAGGAGACCCCGTGATTCAGTTAGGTATGACAGAACACGGGAGGACATTGCGGCTGAAGCTGAAGCCGATGTGGAGATCTGCCGTGTGTCccgaggaagggagagagaagaggcCAGGAGACCCAATGAGCTGGTGAGGTATGTGAAAACACAAGAGGACActgtggctgaagctgaagccGATGTGGAGATCCACCGTGTGTCCCGGGAACgggaaagagaagaggaggccagGAGACCCCGTGACTCAGTGAGGTATGAGAGGACACGGGAGGACATTGTGGCGGAAGCTGAAGCTGATGTGGAGATCCGCCGTGTGTCccgaggaagggagagagaacaaGAGGACAGGAGACCACGTGAATCACAGAGGTATGAGAGGACACAGGAGGACATTGTAGCGGAAGCTGAAGCCGATGTGGAGATCCGCCGTGTGTCccgaggaagggagagagaacaaGAGGACAGGAGACCACATAAATCACAGAGGTATGAGAGGACACGGGAGGACATTGCGGCGGAAGCGGAAGCTGATGTGGAGATCCGCCGTGTGTCccgaggaagggagagagaacaaGAGGACAGGAGACCACGTGAATCACAGAGGTATGAGAGGACACGGGAGGACAttgtggctgaagctgaagccGATGTGGAGATCCGCCGTGTGTCccgaggaagggagagagaagaggcCAGGAGACCCCGTGACTCAGTGAGGTATGAGAGGACACGGGAGGACAttgtggctgaagctgaagccGATGTGGAGATCCATCGTGTGTCCCGGGAACgggaaagagaagaggaggccagGAGACCCCGTGACTCAGTGAGGTATGAGAGGACACGGGAGGACAttgtggctgaagctgaagccGATGTGGAGATCCGCCGTGTGTCccaaggaagggagagagaacaaGAGGCCAGGAGACCATGTGAATCACAGAGGTATGAGAGAACACGGGAGGACATTGTGGCGGAAGCTGAAGCTGATGTGGAGATCCGCCGTGTGTCccgaggaagggagagagaacaaGACGACAGGAGACCACGTGAATCACAGAGGTATGAGAGGACACGGGAGGACATcgtggctgaagctgaagctgaagtGGAGATCCACCGTGCGTCccgaggaagggagagagaggaggcCAGGAGACCCGATGACTCAGTGAGGTATGTGAAAACACGAGAGGACAttgtggctgaagctgaagctgaagtGGAGATCCGCCGTGTGAGCCGAGAAcgggagagggaagaggaggccAGGAGACCCCGTGACTCAGTGAGGTATGAGAGGACACAAGAGAATAttgtggctgaagctgaagccGATGTGGAGATCCGCCGTGTGTCccgaggaagggagagagaacaaGAGGACAGGAGACCACGTGAATCACAGAGGTATGAGAGGACACGGGAGGACATcgtggctgaagctgaagccGATGTGGAGATCCGCCGTGTGAGCCGAGAAcgggagagggaagaggaggccAGGAGACCCCGTGACTCAGTGAGGTATGAGAGGACACGGGAGGAC ATTGTGGCGGAAGCTGAAGCCGATGTGAAGATCCGCCGTGTGTCccgaggaagggagagagaacaaGAGGACAGGAGACCACGTGAATCACAGAGGTATGAGAGGACATGGGAGGACAttgtggctgaagctgaagctgaagtGGAGATCCACCGTGCGTCccgaggaagggagagagaggaggcCAGGAGACCCGATGACTCAGTGAGGTATGTGAAAACACGAGAGGACAttgtggctgaagctgaagccGATGTGGAGATCCGCCGTGTGTCccaaggaagggagagagaacaaGAGGCCAGGAGACCACGTGAATCACAGAGGTATGAGAGGACACGGGAGGACATcgtggctgaagctgaagctgaagtGGAGATCCGCCGTGTGTCccgaggaagggagagagaggaggcCAGGAGACCCAATGAGTTGGTGAGGTATGTGAAAACACGAGAGGACAttgtggctgaagctgaagccGATGTGGAGATCCGCCGTGTGTCccgaggaagggagagagaacaaGAGGCCAGGAGACCACGTGAATCACAGAGGTATGAGAGGACACGGGAGGACAttgtggctgaagctgaagccGATGTGGAGATCCGCCGTGTGAGCCAAGAACGGGAGAGGCAAGAGGAGGCCAGGAGACCCCGTGACTCAGTGCGTTATGACAGAACACGGGAGGACAttgtggctgaagctgaagccGATGTGGAGATCCGCCACGTGACccaaaaaagggagagagaacaaGAGGACAGGAGACCACGTAAATCACAGAGGTATGAGAGGACACGGGAGGACATcgtggctgaagctgaagctgaagtGGAGATCCGCCGTGTGTCccgaggaagggagagagaggaggcCAGGAGACCCAATGAGTTGGTGAGGTATGTGAAAACACGAGAGGACAGcgtggctgaagctgaagctgaagtGGAGATCCGCCGTGTGAGCCGAGAAcgggagagggaagaggaggccAGGAGACCCCGTGACTCAGTGAGGTATGAGAGGACACGGGAGGACATCGTGGCTGAAGCTGATTTGGAGATCCGCTGGGTGAGCCGGGAAcggaagagagaagaggaggccagGAGACCACGTGAATCACAGAGGTATGAGAGGACACGGGAGGACAttgtggctgaagctgaagccGATGTGGAGATCCACCGTGTGACCCGGGAACGGGAGAGGGAAGAGGCCAGGAAACCTCGTGACTCAGTGAGGTATGAGAGGACACGGGAGGACATTGTGGCTGAAGCCGAAGCCGATGTGGAGATCCGCCGTGTGTCccgaggaagggagagagaacaaGAGGACAGGAGACCTCATGAATCACAGAGGTATGAGAGGACACGGGAGGACATTGTCGCTGAAGCTGATGTGCAGATCCACCGCGTGTCtcaaaaaagggagagagaacaaGAGGCCAGAAGACCCCGTGAATCAGTGAGGTATGAGAAGACACAGGAGGATATtttggctgaagctgaagccGATGTGGAGATCCGCCACGTGTCCCGGGAACGGGAGAGAGAAGAGGCCAGGAGACCCCGTGAATCATTGAGGTATGAGAGGACACAAGAGGACATTGTGACTGATGCTGAAGCAGAGGTTTGTCGTGAGGAGGTAGAAAGGGCAGATTCCCTCCATGAGTATGAGGAAGCTGTGAAGGAGAGGAGGGCTGTACGGTCACGAGCGAGGGAAGAGGCCCCTGTAAGAGAAAGGAGGCTTGATCGTCAGCGGGACCTGGAAGTGGAGCGAAATAGGTTCCCAGTACGCGATGATCAGGGAGAAAGGCAGGAGAGAAGCCTCTACCAAACTGTGGATGTTGATAGCAGAGACCTTGTTCCCCCCGGTGAAGTTCCATCTGTCACTGATGTGAGGGTCCGCTATATCCCCTCTGACCCTGATGTACGCCCAGAGGTACAGGCTGTCCCTGAGCCCTGTGAGCCTCAATCCATCGCGTATTTGATCCATGTTATCCAGAACCTGAATGATCCCAAAGCTACCACATATGAGATCATCTGCCAGCAGTCCAATGATTCAGGGCAGCCTGTCTATGTAAGGAAATGCTACGTTTCACCACAGCCACCAGTTGGGCCGTGCAAAGAAAGCAGCGTCCTGGAGCCCGAACTGCAGCATCTGCCATCTTCCAGTTCCCAGGAAAATGCAAGGGAGCTCGAGGAGCCCAGGAAAGGTGAGATACGGGAAAGGTCTGCAACAGGAGTGAAGGAAGGGGCTTCTGCCCCTGAGTTGGATAGCTTGAAGGATGACACCAGCCAGGCTGAGACTAGGGAAGACAGGAGGGACCACCAGAGTCCCAGTGTGCATGACGTGGAAGAGAAGAATCATCAGCCAGAGGGTGATGGACCAAAAGCCACTGAAGAGGAAGTCTCACAGGAAGCCGAATCCCAAGGAAACAAAGACAGGGAGGCCAAGAGCCGTTCACCTGCAGCCCGGgctccagagctgcaggaagctcACAAGCAGGGCCAGCAAGCTGCAGAAGAACCACGTCACCCAGTGCCCCAAAGGGACGAAGCTGGCTGCTGCCATGAGGATGCAGAGCTCCCTTCACCAGACAGGAGCCGCCAGGCACgagaagaggaaaacagcaaaaggagCTCCCAGCAAGAGAATAACACTCAGCCTCAACGTGAGGAGGAACGCAGCCCCATGGCCCCACAAGCACTAAGCCATCCTATGAGGGATGAGGCCAAGGCACCCTGA